The following are from one region of the Bradyrhizobium sediminis genome:
- the lptG gene encoding LPS export ABC transporter permease LptG, whose translation MSMMTNTLGRYFAGRFVISAVGVFASIFLLLVLVDYIEMVRKTSGLASASAITVAQTSLYRVPQLLEKMMPFCVLIGAMTCYLALSRRLELVVARAAGVSAWQFIAPALASSIVLGTLATVAYNPMSANLRELSKRMEAELFGSAPGGGIQDASGFWLNQVSNDGQWIINAARSEQQGVRLTGLTVFRFDNDFQFKERIEAREASLEEGRWAFKSARRFSLDAPPVDQETFFVPTTLTPAQVRNSFSTPETVSFWQLPGYIRSSESSGFATAGYRLQYHKLIAQPFLLAAMVMLAASVSLRFFRFGGVQKMVLSGVGAGFLLYVLSKVTEDLSKAELMHPIASAWLPVCVGGLTGFLALLYQEDG comes from the coding sequence ATGAGTATGATGACCAACACGCTCGGGCGATATTTTGCCGGCCGCTTCGTGATCTCGGCGGTTGGCGTGTTCGCGAGCATTTTCCTGCTGCTGGTGCTGGTCGACTACATCGAAATGGTCAGAAAGACGTCGGGGCTGGCTTCGGCCTCCGCCATCACGGTCGCGCAAACGTCGCTGTACCGCGTCCCGCAACTGCTCGAAAAGATGATGCCGTTCTGCGTCCTGATCGGGGCGATGACCTGCTATCTCGCGCTGTCGCGGCGGCTCGAACTCGTGGTCGCACGCGCCGCCGGCGTTTCGGCATGGCAGTTCATTGCCCCGGCACTGGCAAGCTCGATCGTGCTCGGGACTCTGGCGACCGTCGCCTACAACCCGATGTCCGCCAACTTGCGCGAACTCTCCAAGCGGATGGAGGCGGAACTGTTCGGCTCCGCTCCCGGCGGCGGGATCCAGGATGCCTCCGGCTTCTGGCTCAACCAGGTCAGCAACGACGGCCAATGGATCATCAATGCCGCCCGCAGCGAGCAGCAGGGCGTCCGGCTGACCGGGCTGACGGTGTTCAGGTTCGATAACGACTTCCAGTTCAAGGAACGAATCGAGGCGCGCGAGGCATCCCTCGAGGAAGGCCGCTGGGCGTTCAAATCGGCGCGCCGATTCTCCCTCGACGCCCCCCCGGTCGATCAGGAGACCTTCTTCGTCCCCACCACGCTGACCCCTGCCCAAGTCCGCAACAGTTTTTCGACCCCTGAAACTGTGTCTTTTTGGCAACTACCGGGCTATATCCGATCGTCCGAAAGTTCTGGATTTGCGACCGCCGGGTACCGATTGCAGTACCACAAACTCATTGCGCAGCCGTTTTTGCTGGCCGCAATGGTGATGCTGGCGGCCTCGGTGAGCCTGCGCTTCTTCCGCTTCGGCGGCGTGCAAAAGATGGTTTTGAGTGGCGTGGGCGCGGGCTTTCTGCTCTACGTTCTGTCGAAAGTAACTGAGGATTTGAGCAAGGCTGAGTTGATGCATCCGATCGCTTCGGCGTGGCTGCCCGTTTGTGTGGGCGGCCTCACCGGCTTTTTGGCCTTGCTGTACCAGGAGGACGGGTAG